A window from Pleuronectes platessa chromosome 6, fPlePla1.1, whole genome shotgun sequence encodes these proteins:
- the LOC128442297 gene encoding SUN domain-containing protein 2 — MKKTCGLLVLLILISLCGWLLSPVLTHLLDFKLPKFLPLQTNTHVDAAEEIKELIDLDMQDLTGMMSSLGNRIIEVETKNAVVKVLLETSASDRHTQGVKPPSATNNQLTPEIQQAMEKWLSYHIKEQDVFMLDDKRSGRSIGDEMADFALEVQGARVITSRCSETYRGSREFLTLFGYTMLTVDVSPRTVIQGLAPLLPGRCWSFPGAQGTYAITLSHPVKITHVTVDHVSRYSSPTGSINSAPRAFELYGMTDISEKRTLLGTFTYNKGGESTQTFQLLNPTDDIYRGVEMHVLSNWGQAEYTCLYRLRVHGKIASK, encoded by the exons ATGAAGAAGACCTGTGGTCTGcttgtcctcctcatcctcatatCTCTAT gtggaTGGCTACTCTCTCCTGTGTTGACCCATTTGTTGGATTTCAAACTGCCAAAGTTTCTACCTCTTCAAACCAACACCCATGTTGATGCTGCTGAGGAG ATCAAGGAGCTGATAGATCTAGACATGCAGGACTTGACCGGAATGATGTCCAGCCTTGGTAACAGGATCATAGAAGTGGAGACTAAGAATGCAGTGGTAAAAGTGCTGCTAGAGACGTCTgccagtgacagacacacacag GGGGTCAAACCACCTTCAGCTACCAACAACCAGCTAACCCCAGAGATCCAACAGGCCATGGAGAAGTGGCTCAGTTACCACATCAAG GAGCAGGACGTATTCATGCTTGATGACAAAAGAAGTGGACGTTCGATAGGTGACGAAATGGCTGACTTTGCCCTTGAGGTTCAAG gAGCCAGGGTGATCACTTCCAGGTGTTCAGAGACATATCGTGGTAGTAGGGAGTTTTTGACCCTGTTTGGTTACACGATGTTGACTGTCGATGTGAGCCCACGGACCGTTATTCAG GGTCTGGCACCACTGCTCCCAGGGAGGTGTTGGTCATTCCCTGGTGCCCAGGGAACTTATGCCATTACTCTCTCTCATCCGGTAAAGATAACGCACGTGACAGTGGACCACGTCTCGCGCTACAGCTCACCCACTGGGAGCATCAACTCCGCGCCCAGAGCCTTTGAACTCTAT GGAATGACAGACATCTCAGAGAAGAGAACTCTTCTTGGAACATTCACCTACAATAAGGGTGGCGAGTCCACGCAGACATTTCAGCTGCTT AACCCAACTGACGACATCTATCGTGGTGTGGAGATGCATGTCCTCAGTAACTGGGGACAAGCTGAATATACATGTCTTTACCGCCTTCGTGTGCATGGGAAGATCGCCTCCAAATGA